In Chloroflexota bacterium, the following are encoded in one genomic region:
- a CDS encoding tetratricopeptide repeat protein yields MDISLLVTILVIFAAALLGSYLRSIQRDRCLKSFDGFHIFVEMKDGRMIWGTMSLESTGMELLYRDSVHDEQHIETSYILYRDEYGNIQAIYRYTDQLTPENIERRNRDLERSFHPGLFRRLGRKTRDFINTASDSVNEALNLVLGRVRAPTVPVITDTSQKYLTQVGKNIIGYVGTRYDPLLERYVGSRVVIEVVEGDTVNEYVGVFKEYSSDFLELLDVFHPEKHTITVSREEPEKARSDVEIRLEGPHLTLSNHHAQPVLLERLMYGEDERALNVVLDPGQDVTLTLEGEVEAVQVEFKVVRSVDMIVPRAHALVRHRAERYDPERFFDIGVSLRWTSEAARREQRLRRLLAQDPTDAASATALAGLLIQRGEWEEARRWLEQALMYSDKLLDHGKRARQQLQRVENELQAMKRS; encoded by the coding sequence ATGGACATCTCGTTGCTGGTTACCATCCTCGTCATCTTCGCCGCTGCGCTGTTGGGCTCGTACTTGCGCTCCATTCAGCGCGACCGGTGCCTGAAGTCCTTTGACGGGTTTCACATCTTCGTCGAGATGAAGGATGGTCGCATGATATGGGGCACCATGTCCCTGGAATCGACGGGGATGGAGCTGTTGTATCGGGATAGCGTGCATGATGAGCAGCACATTGAGACCAGCTACATCCTGTATCGGGACGAGTACGGGAATATTCAGGCGATTTATCGCTATACCGACCAGCTGACGCCGGAGAACATCGAACGGCGCAATCGGGATCTGGAGCGCAGCTTCCACCCGGGCCTGTTCCGGCGCCTGGGGCGCAAAACCCGTGACTTCATCAACACGGCCAGCGACTCCGTCAACGAGGCGTTGAACCTGGTATTGGGCCGCGTGCGCGCTCCTACCGTCCCGGTTATCACGGATACCAGCCAGAAGTACCTGACCCAGGTGGGGAAGAACATCATCGGCTACGTCGGCACCCGCTACGATCCCCTGTTGGAGCGATACGTGGGAAGCCGGGTGGTCATCGAAGTGGTCGAGGGGGATACGGTAAACGAGTACGTGGGCGTCTTCAAAGAGTATTCCTCCGATTTCCTGGAGCTGTTGGACGTCTTCCACCCGGAGAAACACACCATTACCGTATCACGGGAGGAGCCGGAGAAGGCTCGTAGCGATGTGGAGATCCGGTTGGAGGGGCCACATCTCACCCTATCCAATCATCACGCTCAGCCGGTGTTGCTGGAGCGGCTGATGTACGGGGAGGATGAGAGGGCGCTAAATGTGGTTCTGGACCCTGGACAGGATGTGACGCTCACCCTGGAGGGGGAGGTTGAGGCGGTTCAGGTGGAGTTCAAGGTGGTGCGCAGCGTGGACATGATCGTGCCGCGAGCGCACGCGTTGGTGCGCCACCGGGCCGAGCGGTATGATCCCGAGCGCTTCTTTGACATCGGCGTCTCGCTTCGCTGGACTAGCGAGGCCGCGCGGCGGGAGCAGCGGCTGCGCCGTCTGCTCGCCCAGGACCCGACGGACGCCGCGTCGGCCACCGCGCTGGCGGGCCTGCTGATTCAGCGTGGGGAGTGGGAGGAGGCGCGCCGCTGGCTGGAGCAGGCGCTCATGTACAGCGACAAGTTGCTCGATCACGGCAAGCGGGCCCGGCAGCAATTGCAGCGGGTGGAGAACGAACTTCAGGCCATGAAGCGGAGCTGA
- the mce gene encoding methylmalonyl-CoA epimerase, whose product MIRRIDHVAIVVNDIEAALRIYRDALGLTLDHVETIPEQDVKIAFLPAGDSEIELLEPIHPDSGVAKFLAKRGEGMHHICLEVDDIEAALEALEASGVDLIDRTPRRGAHGRVAFIHPKGAHGVLIELLERT is encoded by the coding sequence ATGATTCGACGTATCGATCATGTGGCGATCGTGGTCAACGATATCGAGGCGGCCTTGCGCATCTATCGGGACGCGCTGGGCCTGACGCTCGACCATGTGGAGACGATCCCCGAACAGGATGTGAAGATCGCCTTTCTGCCCGCGGGGGACTCGGAGATCGAGCTGTTGGAGCCGATCCATCCCGATTCCGGCGTGGCGAAGTTCCTGGCGAAGCGCGGCGAGGGGATGCATCACATCTGTCTGGAGGTGGATGACATCGAGGCGGCGCTGGAGGCGCTGGAGGCCAGCGGCGTGGATCTCATCGATCGGACGCCGCGTCGCGGCGCCCATGGCCGCGTGGCGTTCATTCATCCGAAGGGAGCCCACGGGGTGCTGATTGAGCTGCTAGAGCGCACCTGA
- a CDS encoding LysM peptidoglycan-binding domain-containing protein has protein sequence MTRSRLVVIAFFLAWALLLAGLPMAGAATGSDGVSYIVHPGDTLYQIALTHGVTVRELVSANRIPNPNRIYVGQMLHIPSASPAIVLTQPAPDARVSPPILVSGRANTFEGKVYIRVLDRYFRSVGTATALAAMGEYKPFQVEVSYSVPYSQWGYIDVYWVSPRDGSERDKVTVRVYLNKAAVTPTATPVPSPSPTPSATPGPVTAITYHVHPGDTLYRIAKGHDVSVSDIVRENGIRNPNLIFIGQTLKISSEHPGVLLTAPVTGQEVSSPITVTGRSDTFEGNVVVDILDYLFRRVGTATTMGGSFGSYAPFTATVSYSGISWPQWGYVEAYWRSPEDGSKLDAVTARVRLNPAEGAPSEARYHRVRWGETLYGIARRYGVTVRQIAEANGIRNIHRIYAGQRLVIP, from the coding sequence ATGACTCGCTCTCGACTGGTCGTGATCGCGTTCTTCCTGGCCTGGGCGCTCCTGCTGGCGGGGCTTCCGATGGCGGGGGCAGCCACCGGCTCCGATGGGGTCTCGTACATCGTGCATCCGGGCGATACGCTTTATCAGATCGCCCTGACGCATGGGGTCACCGTGCGGGAGTTGGTCTCCGCCAATCGCATTCCCAATCCCAACCGGATCTATGTGGGGCAGATGTTGCATATCCCCAGCGCGTCGCCGGCGATCGTCCTGACGCAGCCGGCCCCGGACGCCCGGGTGTCGCCGCCTATCCTGGTGAGCGGGCGCGCCAACACCTTCGAGGGGAAGGTGTATATCCGCGTGCTGGATCGGTATTTCCGATCTGTGGGGACGGCGACAGCCCTCGCCGCCATGGGGGAGTATAAGCCGTTCCAGGTGGAGGTGTCCTACTCGGTTCCCTACTCCCAGTGGGGGTACATCGATGTGTATTGGGTCAGCCCCAGGGATGGGAGCGAGCGTGACAAGGTGACCGTTCGGGTCTACCTGAACAAGGCCGCGGTGACGCCTACCGCTACGCCTGTGCCATCCCCCAGCCCGACGCCGTCAGCCACACCCGGCCCCGTCACGGCCATCACCTATCACGTACATCCCGGGGATACGCTGTATCGCATCGCGAAGGGGCACGACGTGTCCGTGTCGGATATCGTGCGGGAGAACGGGATCCGCAACCCCAACCTGATCTTCATCGGCCAGACGCTGAAGATCTCCAGCGAGCATCCTGGCGTCCTGTTAACCGCCCCGGTTACAGGACAGGAGGTGAGCAGCCCCATCACGGTGACCGGCCGATCTGATACGTTTGAGGGCAATGTCGTCGTGGATATATTGGACTATCTGTTCCGGCGTGTCGGCACGGCGACAACGATGGGAGGCTCGTTCGGATCCTATGCTCCCTTTACGGCTACCGTGTCCTACAGCGGCATCTCCTGGCCCCAGTGGGGATATGTGGAGGCTTATTGGCGGAGCCCCGAGGATGGATCAAAGCTGGATGCGGTGACCGCACGTGTGCGTCTCAACCCGGCCGAGGGCGCCCCGTCGGAGGCCCGCTATCATCGGGTGCGCTGGGGGGAGACGCTATACGGCATCGCCCGTCGATATGGGGTTACGGTTCGGCAGATCGCGGAGGCCAATGGCATCCGCAACATACATCGGATCTATGCAGGACAGCGACTGGTTATCCCATGA
- the tsaD gene encoding tRNA (adenosine(37)-N6)-threonylcarbamoyltransferase complex transferase subunit TsaD, producing MTLILGIETSCDETAAAVLADGRRLLSNVVASQIDLHRRYGGVFPEVASRQHVLAIRPVIEQALTEARVAWDDLTAVAVTYGPGLAGSLLVGVNVAKGVAWGRGLPLVAINHLEGHIYSSWLDPVRPGEPPYQGPRLSEDDFPILVLVVSGGHTELLVMEGHGRYRRLGGTLDDAAGEAFDKVARLLGLPYPGGPAIQRAAVDGDPERFSLPRALLDAPDHRYDFSFSGLKTAVLRLVRELGDPVPVADVAASFQAAVVDVLVSKTIRAAEDCGARHVCVCGGVAANRALRDELARRMTLPYSIPPIWLCTDNAAMIACAGHYRFLAGERAGWDVDVVASARLA from the coding sequence ATGACGCTGATTTTAGGCATCGAGACCTCTTGTGATGAGACGGCGGCGGCCGTGCTGGCGGATGGTCGCCGCCTCCTATCGAACGTGGTCGCCTCTCAGATCGATTTGCACCGCCGGTATGGAGGGGTCTTCCCGGAGGTGGCCTCGCGTCAGCACGTGCTCGCCATCCGCCCGGTGATCGAGCAGGCGTTGACGGAGGCTCGGGTGGCCTGGGACGATCTTACGGCCGTGGCGGTGACGTATGGCCCCGGCCTGGCAGGCTCCCTGCTGGTGGGGGTCAACGTGGCCAAAGGGGTTGCCTGGGGACGCGGCCTGCCGTTGGTCGCCATCAACCACCTGGAGGGTCACATCTACTCCAGCTGGCTGGACCCCGTGCGGCCGGGCGAGCCGCCTTATCAGGGGCCACGGCTGAGCGAGGACGACTTCCCTATCCTGGTGCTGGTGGTGTCCGGCGGCCATACGGAGCTGCTGGTCATGGAGGGACATGGGCGATATCGGCGGCTGGGAGGCACCCTGGACGACGCAGCCGGGGAGGCGTTCGACAAGGTGGCTCGTCTGTTGGGGCTGCCGTATCCGGGCGGGCCGGCCATCCAGCGGGCTGCCGTGGATGGGGATCCCGAACGGTTTTCCCTGCCACGGGCGTTGCTCGATGCGCCGGATCACCGATATGATTTCTCCTTTAGCGGGCTGAAGACGGCGGTCCTGCGCCTGGTGCGTGAGCTGGGGGATCCGGTGCCGGTTGCCGATGTGGCGGCCAGCTTCCAGGCGGCCGTGGTGGATGTGCTGGTTTCGAAAACGATCCGGGCGGCGGAGGATTGTGGAGCCCGCCATGTGTGCGTGTGTGGCGGGGTGGCCGCCAACCGCGCGTTGCGTGATGAGCTGGCGAGGCGGATGACGCTGCCGTACTCCATCCCCCCCATCTGGCTGTGCACCGACAACGCGGCCATGATCGCCTGCGCCGGCCACTATCGCTTCCTGGCCGGGGAGCGGGCGGGCTGGGACGTGGACGTGGTGGCCTCCGCCCGCCTGGCCTGA
- a CDS encoding amidohydrolase family protein has product MDITTPYPPTLIIDAHCDTLLAVAKGDRSLLERSDQGHIDLPRLQEAGITAQVFALFVPDPYAALAPTAYALRLLDHLYTAIDHSDGRLTLARSAAEIEAAYTDGRVAAIVSMEGAEPLDGSLELLHIFHRLGLRMLGLTWNRRNAAADGLDAQRTNGGLTPFGVRVVETCHELGIVVDVAHLAPPGVRDVLEISAQPVIASHANARALCDHPRNLTDEQLQRIAETGGVVGATFVPHFINEDPEEATLEQFLDHIMHMIQVMGPDHVALGSDLDGFTAPLPHGLTSVQDVHKIGEGLLARGCTTEDVEKVLGGNWLRVFRSVWR; this is encoded by the coding sequence ATGGACATCACAACCCCTTATCCACCCACCTTGATCATAGACGCTCACTGCGACACGTTGCTCGCGGTCGCCAAGGGCGATCGCTCCTTACTCGAGCGCTCCGACCAGGGGCACATCGATCTCCCGCGGCTGCAAGAGGCGGGCATCACCGCCCAGGTCTTCGCCCTTTTCGTGCCCGACCCATACGCCGCCCTCGCGCCCACCGCATACGCCTTGCGCTTGCTGGATCACCTCTACACGGCCATCGACCACTCCGATGGGCGCCTGACGCTGGCCCGGTCGGCCGCGGAGATCGAGGCCGCCTACACCGACGGCCGCGTGGCCGCGATCGTGAGCATGGAGGGAGCCGAGCCCCTGGACGGCTCCCTGGAGCTGTTGCACATCTTCCACCGGCTCGGATTGCGCATGCTAGGGTTGACCTGGAACCGCCGCAACGCGGCCGCCGACGGCCTGGACGCCCAGCGGACGAACGGCGGGCTCACCCCCTTCGGCGTGCGGGTGGTGGAGACCTGCCACGAGCTGGGGATCGTGGTCGACGTGGCCCATCTGGCCCCTCCCGGCGTACGTGACGTGCTTGAGATAAGCGCCCAGCCGGTCATCGCCTCCCACGCCAACGCCCGGGCGCTGTGTGATCACCCTCGAAACCTGACGGACGAGCAGCTTCAGCGCATCGCGGAGACGGGGGGCGTCGTGGGCGCCACTTTCGTGCCCCACTTCATCAACGAAGATCCCGAGGAGGCGACGCTGGAACAGTTTCTGGATCATATCATGCACATGATCCAGGTGATGGGACCGGACCACGTCGCGCTCGGATCCGACCTCGACGGGTTCACGGCGCCGCTCCCCCACGGGCTCACCTCCGTCCAGGACGTCCACAAGATCGGGGAGGGATTGCTGGCACGTGGCTGCACCACTGAGGATGTGGAGAAGGTTCTCGGGGGCAACTGGCTGCGCGTCTTTCGATCGGTCTGGCGCTGA
- a CDS encoding carbon-nitrogen family hydrolase produces the protein MNCRDGMVEANLAHATEAVREAAGRGSDIVLLPELWASGYDLEYAAQHAAPLGEGAFARSAELASRFRVWLAGSLLERGQDGSYYNTAAIWDSSGALRGVYRKIHLFRPMSEDKYLAAGDRMSLVESPWGSLAIAICYDLRFPEMFRQYAVAGAGLTLVPAQWPRVRVSHWQILLRARAIEDQMFIAGCNRVGAQGEALFGGRSAVIGPWGEVLTEGGEEEEVLTAEVDLDQVERARRKLPILLDRRPELYGPLA, from the coding sequence ATGAACTGCCGGGATGGCATGGTTGAGGCCAACCTGGCGCACGCGACGGAGGCGGTGCGTGAGGCGGCCGGGCGGGGGTCGGATATCGTCCTGCTGCCTGAGCTCTGGGCCAGCGGTTACGACCTGGAGTACGCCGCTCAGCACGCAGCCCCTTTGGGGGAGGGCGCCTTCGCCCGGTCTGCGGAGCTGGCCTCCCGGTTTCGGGTCTGGCTGGCGGGCTCCTTGCTGGAGCGCGGCCAGGATGGCTCCTATTACAACACGGCCGCGATCTGGGACTCGTCCGGGGCGTTGCGCGGCGTGTATCGCAAGATCCACCTGTTTCGCCCCATGTCTGAGGACAAGTATCTGGCCGCCGGCGATCGGATGTCCCTTGTCGAGTCCCCCTGGGGTTCCCTCGCGATAGCCATATGCTATGATCTGCGTTTCCCCGAGATGTTCCGCCAATACGCTGTGGCCGGCGCCGGGCTGACTTTGGTCCCCGCCCAATGGCCGCGCGTTCGCGTCTCCCACTGGCAGATCCTGCTGCGCGCTCGCGCGATCGAGGATCAGATGTTCATCGCCGGGTGCAATCGGGTTGGCGCACAGGGCGAGGCCCTCTTCGGCGGCCGGTCGGCGGTGATCGGCCCCTGGGGGGAGGTGTTGACCGAGGGAGGCGAGGAAGAGGAGGTCTTGACGGCCGAGGTGGACCTGGATCAGGTGGAGCGGGCGCGCCGCAAGCTCCCGATCCTTCTCGACCGGCGGCCGGAGCTATATGGCCCCCTCGCGTGA
- a CDS encoding LysM peptidoglycan-binding domain-containing protein, with protein MGFIKRAIIRHHHWGTMGALVLLILLLSVSLASAQEGNGYWYTVRRGDTWTSIAARTGVSVAELQRANPQAIHRFHWLYRGERIWIPRPGGESGYWYTVQRGDSWTSISQRTGISVRRLQQANPQAIHRFYWLYRGERIWIPTGGAAQAEETPTPTPPPTTCPADLAGYDAAIVAFLANANGDAQALGDWLSTCGAIAKGKDQVRAVDLTGDGVKEIIVALTTPNSDMTAPPGDLLVLRSAGWSVAFRANAAGQVKILDVADINEDGNMDIVWTETTCGAHTCFGSVYVMSWVDAEFQNWMDGTLTMAYPEVRLEDVTDEGSGKEIVVHGGVIGSVGAGPQRAWTETWASIDGAPYVQIEKVYDPSDCLYHTVLDANQAFLNGRSDNFAQAINLYRKALEDPTLIACWVRPNELEELRSFSAFRLAMAYGYQGDLDNAEATVNLLQTEYPDSVYAQIADIWWSSYQPTQDMAAACAAVNAFVTGPTPHPEAYEILADYGYANPTFTAADVCPLVP; from the coding sequence ATGGGATTCATCAAACGAGCCATTATCCGGCATCATCACTGGGGGACGATGGGCGCCCTGGTGTTGTTGATCCTGCTCCTCAGCGTCTCCCTCGCCTCCGCACAGGAAGGGAACGGGTATTGGTATACCGTCCGGCGAGGCGACACGTGGACCTCCATCGCTGCGCGCACCGGCGTCAGCGTGGCCGAACTCCAACGGGCCAACCCACAAGCGATCCACCGGTTCCACTGGCTCTATCGCGGCGAGCGCATCTGGATCCCCCGGCCGGGCGGGGAATCCGGATATTGGTACACGGTGCAAAGGGGCGACTCGTGGACGTCGATCTCGCAGCGTACGGGCATCAGCGTGCGCCGTCTACAGCAGGCCAACCCGCAAGCGATCCACCGGTTCTACTGGCTCTATCGCGGCGAACGCATCTGGATCCCCACCGGCGGAGCAGCACAGGCGGAGGAGACCCCGACTCCCACGCCTCCTCCCACCACGTGCCCGGCCGATCTCGCCGGCTATGACGCGGCCATCGTCGCGTTCCTGGCCAACGCGAACGGCGATGCCCAGGCCCTGGGCGACTGGCTCTCCACATGCGGCGCCATCGCCAAAGGGAAAGACCAGGTACGGGCGGTGGACCTCACCGGGGACGGGGTGAAGGAGATCATCGTCGCCCTGACGACGCCCAACTCGGATATGACCGCTCCTCCCGGAGATCTGCTCGTGCTGCGCTCGGCCGGATGGTCCGTGGCCTTTCGAGCCAACGCCGCCGGTCAGGTGAAGATCCTGGACGTGGCCGACATCAACGAGGATGGGAACATGGACATCGTATGGACGGAGACGACCTGCGGCGCCCATACGTGCTTCGGGTCCGTCTACGTGATGTCCTGGGTCGATGCGGAGTTCCAGAACTGGATGGACGGGACCCTGACCATGGCGTACCCCGAGGTACGGCTGGAGGACGTGACCGATGAGGGCTCCGGCAAGGAGATCGTCGTCCACGGCGGCGTGATCGGGTCCGTGGGGGCCGGGCCCCAGCGAGCCTGGACCGAGACATGGGCCTCCATCGATGGCGCCCCGTACGTCCAGATCGAAAAGGTCTATGATCCGTCCGATTGCCTCTACCACACGGTGCTGGACGCCAACCAGGCATTCCTCAACGGCCGATCGGACAACTTCGCCCAGGCCATCAACCTGTACCGCAAGGCGCTGGAGGACCCAACGCTCATCGCGTGCTGGGTGCGCCCCAACGAGCTGGAGGAGCTGCGAAGCTTCTCGGCCTTCCGCCTGGCTATGGCCTACGGGTACCAGGGCGATTTGGACAACGCCGAGGCGACCGTCAACCTCCTACAAACGGAGTACCCGGACTCCGTATACGCGCAGATCGCCGATATCTGGTGGTCCAGCTACCAGCCAACGCAGGACATGGCAGCCGCGTGCGCGGCGGTGAACGCCTTCGTCACAGGCCCCACGCCGCACCCGGAGGCATACGAGATCCTGGCCGATTACGGGTACGCCAACCCCACCTTCACGGCCGCCGACGTGTGCCCTCTCGTCCCGTAG
- a CDS encoding WYL domain-containing protein encodes MGRPSLSLPLTQVLFTVLDVETTGLDVSLGHRLCEIALVRGRVGQEPEEFSQYVNPERPVDPGARAVHGIPDTVLWRSPRFAEIAPSVRDLVEGTVIVAHNAPFDLGFLAAEWRRLRWPAPAVHIVDTLSLARRWLRLPNNRLGSVARALRVSVRGAHSALGDARMTWGVLQALIRYLQGYGFTTLGDLINAQGGPVVWPGTMWQNLPDPLREALQTGRRLWLRYLGQRRDLTERWVEPLDVNGGYLIAYCHLRGEQRTFRLDRILEMRLEDRNA; translated from the coding sequence ATGGGACGTCCATCGCTTTCGCTGCCGCTTACGCAGGTGCTCTTCACCGTCCTGGACGTGGAGACCACCGGCTTGGATGTCAGCCTTGGGCATCGTCTGTGTGAGATCGCCCTCGTGCGCGGGCGGGTTGGGCAGGAGCCCGAGGAGTTCTCCCAATATGTCAACCCGGAGCGGCCGGTAGATCCTGGAGCCCGCGCGGTGCATGGGATCCCCGATACGGTCCTGTGGCGATCGCCGCGCTTCGCCGAGATCGCCCCATCCGTGCGAGATCTGGTGGAGGGCACTGTGATCGTCGCCCACAACGCCCCGTTCGACCTCGGCTTTCTGGCGGCCGAATGGAGGCGTCTGCGGTGGCCCGCGCCGGCCGTGCACATCGTCGATACGCTCTCCCTGGCGCGGCGCTGGTTGCGGCTCCCAAACAATCGGCTGGGTTCCGTCGCGCGGGCGTTGAGGGTCTCCGTCCGAGGAGCGCACAGCGCTCTGGGCGACGCCCGCATGACCTGGGGGGTCTTGCAAGCGCTGATTCGTTATCTACAGGGGTATGGATTCACCACTTTGGGCGATCTGATCAACGCGCAGGGCGGGCCCGTGGTCTGGCCTGGCACGATGTGGCAGAACCTGCCCGATCCGTTGCGGGAGGCGCTTCAGACCGGCCGCAGGCTCTGGTTGCGCTACCTGGGCCAGCGACGTGACCTGACCGAGCGATGGGTCGAGCCGCTGGATGTGAACGGCGGATATCTGATCGCCTATTGTCACCTGCGTGGAGAACAGCGTACGTTCCGGCTGGATCGGATCCTGGAGATGCGCCTTGAGGATAGAAACGCCTGA
- a CDS encoding response regulator, translating into MSPRILVIDDDDDTHLFLKLTLQPHGHQVIGAHSVTQGLNAARRENPDLIVLEAAIENGAGFDLCRRLRLLPGGRARPILIVSRLRDREDLVRGLEHGASAYLTKPADPTELVVRVHMLLRYDQAPRPTVILVVGAKGGVGATTIAVNLGVALARRWREKVALIDAEFPGGDPAVQLDLRPTHTLADLVSYGQSVDVEMVEGVLQEHSSGLRLLSAPIGVLDELPPPDFLVPIIHLMSGHQTYVIVDMPASMREHVEVTARLADHILVVVVPELTALSRAGMLLDSLTRRLDSDVETHPQFCLVLNQVGRGGSILVDELPEDLKAYPSVRIRYDARRVLASINAGVPLVLRSPRSAIARELVQLAQSLRRPDPAEEHSTISDRIRAVLGRFHVPRLGED; encoded by the coding sequence ATGAGTCCCCGCATTTTGGTCATCGATGACGATGACGATACCCACCTGTTCCTAAAGCTGACCCTGCAGCCCCACGGTCATCAGGTGATTGGCGCCCACAGCGTGACCCAGGGGCTGAACGCCGCCCGCCGGGAGAATCCGGACCTGATCGTGTTGGAGGCCGCGATCGAAAACGGGGCGGGGTTCGACCTGTGTCGCCGGCTGCGCCTGTTGCCTGGTGGGCGCGCACGCCCTATTCTGATCGTCTCCCGCCTGCGCGATCGAGAGGATCTGGTGCGGGGGCTGGAGCACGGCGCCAGCGCTTACCTGACCAAGCCGGCCGATCCAACGGAGCTGGTGGTCCGGGTCCACATGCTCCTGCGCTACGATCAGGCGCCTCGCCCTACCGTCATCTTGGTCGTGGGCGCCAAGGGGGGCGTGGGGGCGACCACCATCGCGGTAAACCTGGGCGTGGCCCTGGCGCGCCGCTGGCGGGAGAAGGTGGCCCTGATCGACGCTGAATTCCCCGGCGGCGATCCGGCCGTCCAGTTGGACCTGCGCCCAACCCACACCCTGGCCGATTTGGTCAGCTATGGGCAATCGGTGGACGTGGAGATGGTGGAGGGCGTGCTCCAGGAGCACAGCTCGGGTCTCCGGCTTCTCTCTGCCCCTATTGGGGTGTTGGACGAATTGCCACCACCCGATTTCCTGGTCCCGATCATCCACCTGATGTCCGGACACCAGACGTATGTGATCGTGGATATGCCCGCCTCCATGCGGGAACATGTGGAGGTGACGGCTCGGCTGGCCGATCATATCCTGGTGGTCGTGGTGCCGGAGTTAACCGCTTTATCGCGAGCCGGGATGTTGTTGGATTCCCTCACGAGGCGCCTGGATAGCGATGTGGAGACCCACCCGCAGTTTTGCCTGGTCCTGAATCAGGTCGGCCGTGGGGGAAGCATTCTGGTGGACGAGCTACCCGAGGATCTGAAAGCGTATCCCTCCGTGCGCATCCGTTATGATGCGCGCAGGGTGCTGGCGTCCATCAACGCGGGCGTGCCGCTCGTCCTACGCTCACCGCGCAGCGCGATCGCTCGCGAGCTCGTGCAACTGGCGCAGTCCTTGCGTCGCCCTGATCCGGCCGAGGAGCACTCGACGATATCCGATCGCATCAGGGCCGTGTTGGGCCGGTTCCATGTACCTCGACTGGGCGAGGATTGA
- a CDS encoding response regulator transcription factor codes for MNDLTILTVDDDPYLLRFLEVNLTRRGFRVIQAQDGIEALEQFTSQEPDLIILDLMMPRLDGWAVCRRIREDSVVPIVVLSARGDEDGKVQALYLGADDYLTKPFGVQELLARVRAVLRRSVPSAIKEHTNHRDITLGPLHISGETHAVEWNGKPVHLTPTEYNLLYELASNAPRVLSHDELLTRVWGPEYKGATHYIHIYVGRLRSKLSEQAIVTTPGVGYRFGIRPDK; via the coding sequence ATGAACGATCTCACGATTTTAACCGTCGATGACGATCCCTACCTTCTGAGATTTCTGGAGGTCAACCTCACCCGGCGAGGGTTCCGGGTGATCCAAGCCCAAGATGGCATAGAGGCGCTGGAGCAATTCACATCCCAGGAGCCCGACCTGATCATCCTCGACCTGATGATGCCTCGCCTGGATGGGTGGGCCGTATGCCGACGCATTCGCGAGGATTCGGTCGTGCCCATCGTCGTCCTCAGCGCCCGCGGTGATGAGGATGGCAAGGTCCAGGCGCTCTACCTGGGGGCGGATGACTATCTCACGAAGCCTTTCGGCGTACAGGAGCTCCTGGCCCGCGTGCGCGCCGTCCTCCGTCGCTCCGTGCCCTCGGCGATCAAGGAACACACCAACCATCGGGACATCACGCTGGGCCCCTTGCACATCAGCGGCGAGACGCACGCGGTCGAATGGAATGGCAAACCGGTCCACCTGACCCCCACGGAATACAACCTTCTCTACGAGCTGGCAAGCAACGCCCCTCGCGTCCTCTCCCATGACGAGCTGCTGACCCGAGTCTGGGGACCGGAGTACAAGGGCGCAACCCACTACATCCACATCTACGTGGGGAGGCTGCGCTCCAAGCTCAGCGAACAGGCGATCGTGACCACCCCGGGCGTGGGGTACCGCTTCGGCATCCGCCCGGATAAGTGA